From Anopheles coluzzii chromosome 3, AcolN3, whole genome shotgun sequence, the proteins below share one genomic window:
- the LOC120956319 gene encoding uncharacterized protein LOC120956319, which translates to MRGVTMSVGTPVTVAVILGLCTILEATYLERPLWVADKGRPQSVSFAQEQARTGQAVQAANEQSWMIPEPYYPSRTATGSDGFESLPQRSQEQSNVEQKVREERPMVESFQPNWPYEHQEMYYGQGAAGELQSSWLPEQEKHVELPKPSEPTVVDAWNQFQQKPDFEYPAFNGQQTWQMEPKPEAAQPQAGQEEHQSYQSKPEAQPEPYPPKVQEMPQTYGNPQAGYEPSYQGQQAYNSYPPRPELYRPVPSYPSYPTQFYGQQSFQYMPEPVYEMQVPVNRKPAVPSMKPQSEPTRVSKPQPEQGPKPDYYPYQPQEWYPYQMPTQERQASMQVEPDARAQSNLAVQPTYPREQQVPNRPAPVDRAPQPNRKPVQPARPVAPRPSRPIERQPEQPIVTVPSAPWEMQYKPIEAPKPRPPVQRPSYYEDADDDDSEVVVKYEKPITRMDARCPRDDDPAKPVHFPSATSCVKFQKCFNGIAYEMSCPPGLEFDAKNNRCDYPARARCSI; encoded by the coding sequence TCCTTTGCCCAGGAGCAAGCGCGTACCGGTCAGGCGGTACAAGCGGCAAATGAACAGTCCTGGATGATTCCCGAACCCTACTATCCATCACGCACCGCAACGGGTTCGGATGGCTTCGAGAGTCTGCCTCAGCGGTCTCAGGAACAGTCGAATGTTGAGCAGAAGGTGCGCGAGGAACGTCCAATGGTTGAGAGTTTCCAGCCCAACTGGCCGTACGAACATCAGGAAATGTACTACGGACAGGGTGCGGCAGGTGAGCTGCAATCTTCGTGGCTACCCGAGCAAGAAAAGCACGTCGAACTGCCCAAACCGTCGGAACCAACAGTGGTGGATGCGTGGAACCAGTTCCAACAAAAGCCTGACTTTGAATATCCTGCGTTTAATGGGCAGCAAACGTGGCAGATGGAACCGAAGCCGGAAGCCGCTCAGCCTCAAGCTGGACAGGAAGAGCATCAATCGTACCAGTCCAAACCGGAAGCACAGCCGGAACCGTACCCACCGAAGGTGCAAGAAATGCCACAAACTTATGGAAATCCACAAGCGGGATACGAGCCATCGTACCAGGGCCAGCAAGCTTACAACTCATATCCACCACGGCCAGAGCTGTACCGACCAGTGCCGTCCTATCCTAGCTATCCAACCCAATTCTATGGCCAACAGTCGTTCCAATACATGCCCGAGCCGGTGTATGAGATGCAAGTACCGGTCAATAGAAAACCTGCCGTCCCGTCGATGAAGCCTCAGTCCGAACCTACCCGTGTGAGCAAACCACAGCCGGAACAGGGTCCCAAACCAGACTACTACCCGTACCAACCACAGGAATGGTATCCGTACCAAATGCCCACGCAAGAGCGGCAAGCCTCCATGCAAGTCGAGCCGGATGCACGTGCGCAATCCAATCTGGCCGTACAGCCAACCTACCCGCGTGAACAGCAAGTGCCGAATCGTCCTGCCCCCGTGGATCGTGCTCCTCAGCCAAATCGCAAGCCCGTTCAACCGGCAAGGCCAGTTGCCCCGCGGCCAAGCCGTCCGATTGAGCGTCAACCGGAACAACCGATCGTAACCGTCCCGTCGGCACCGTGGGAAATGCAGTACAAACCGATCGAGGCACCGAAACCGAGACCACCGGTGCAGCGGCCATCGTACTACGAGGATGCCGATGATGACGATAGTGAGGTGGTGGTAAAGTACGAGAAACCGATCACTCGCATGGATGCGCGCTGTCCGCGCGATGACGATCCGGCCAAGCCGGTTCACTTCCCGAGCGCGACCAGTTGCGTCAAGTTCCAGAAGTGTTTCAACGGCATCGCGTACGAGATGAGCTGCCCGCCTGGGTTGGAGTTCGACGCGAAGAACAACCGGTGCGACTATCCGGCACGTGCCAGATGCTCGATTTAG